A section of the Candidatus Omnitrophota bacterium genome encodes:
- a CDS encoding FMN-binding protein: MRKILLIGVLVVLVNLSLRAWSQFAEIDIGNLPDGTYSAEEADYDESVIRVKVTVTSGRITDIKIVESRVDPHVELAKAVIDRVIGLQTVNVDAVTGATFTSAAILKAVEKALLKAMEQEVQL, encoded by the coding sequence ATGAGGAAAATATTGCTCATCGGGGTCTTAGTGGTGCTGGTGAATTTATCTTTACGGGCTTGGTCCCAGTTTGCTGAGATTGACATCGGCAATCTTCCGGATGGAACATATAGCGCAGAAGAGGCCGATTACGATGAATCCGTGATCAGGGTGAAGGTGACCGTTACCAGCGGAAGAATAACGGACATAAAGATAGTTGAATCCCGCGTAGATCCCCATGTTGAACTCGCAAAGGCAGTTATCGATAGAGTCATAGGACTTCAGACAGTTAATGTCGACGCGGTGACGGGAGCGACATTTACCAGTGCGGCCATATTGAAAGCCGTTGAAAAAGCACTTCTAAAGGCGATGGAACAAGAAGTTCAACTATAG
- a CDS encoding methyltransferase domain-containing protein: MNSFKVKHRSWFKSIAVAVVCLLTVHGLTWAHPGFVRDHQGTPALQVQSIFKPILDVTGHQYDTQIRVELACILTMALKNEVPAFQDINSELDKWLSDVAGVNKKRLLDVVSNPIKKQGKTIIEVRLFDELHMQRKFRIVSSCKSITDIQHDESKIDIEIITQDQRGYEREGSFGYREGGREGLENEEKAREEAAVSGESQLRSRDDQMYPSVVAHLKELFGGNLNGKKVLELGAGSSPGNILALKSEGAQVDAVDIDETSLKRLRTLLLKAGADDVKLIEMDFNGIFQLESEQYDAIIFRNILDFVPDGIDHLGHAEQDIRVRAHAHFKARKFFFSECARVLKDGGVVVAEDVAEPAYDYESTVLSDMLRTFHDIADIGKAAQEAGFRIVVRNRSFDDTLLILLHERPSIKKGAVSVTSSQIEGYSGTEYPYNETYPRQLIKIMSSRENTDGMVVAELGCGQGQLARWVSGKGFPVIGLDINPANIKVAEQNTIDEGMQLVRGRSAWEKVKKLSSADHPANAFQQCDLAHGIPLPDGSVDAIILHRTLSQIIKNQDREYLLEEIERVLKPGGYVSYLDFSDLYPQGLDGRYDFQKEVIRRLLRDGLLPSVLRGFMGDAQITPVLVYQHLQGPTKNESEYADPQELYTDIKSGRVKVVFIGIHERDRSVKARFTRLGFSGFTAQEVFIKRKENRYARLGGFVAQKPPGISAVPEIGKKARVEMVSPDKTMARVIDSHGDRHKVELSGGGQLDLRVLSESLKGLAEIAGKPENYSDIVGPMLSAVTASDVTVHIFRSLVEDLFAFCSPENKMMAFYKDIPGDPVAQFHEIGEYLISTGMMQLNMVDGCLEIVLPGRDPATLVPSIDTMEFITGEAWGESWQEEPHYLLRVLQKELFGTFDTKFSEYIQTHQQQMQLSQTAEETSERPASSKEDTTVVIGSRKMPFKGPESETRKRSTRRESSRYVAFDQDEAKGAKRGPMDTNTLESLFRRGLMMYGDKMYFNANPGLKFDDKGNIRMNVEARVIKGDLIEVSRDLSDGNVETIQQIFYQIAEIKLRARKAVEKGQDAYKEVLMEQAEDLRLEVNKVLKDHNIDYQMEKYKPGDTGIMLSEDIQQLLEERTEKLIVASNITRLEERVAMLKREQRTVIFKDGVPVEPGVPFRVTVSSGGSIEYRKDKPGDPVELILDPESDTLEVAGDDAHKYVMNAVLEYNSRHGKGRSKGSRIVHTEGMSISRKSDYYSPISLIDDVPVNISDPGQSEELAKGMALLGRMEENGVTVGGRKIQLMIDRRTGLSGVVVQIVLEKVLEDCGGRIDMMPERMTIAMLDRSPYLFEDGLSNGFIGINRFVLALKDENIRTRLLLTGLYHELSHEMTGRNDGDFEKEQLSRDVEYCTGIMGADKQQLIRLHDSLTIVLDQDSGFLEELGRAADPHAIQVFQSELDRAFIDLWISLHEVERVIPEALSGITNELIMNLREAKKLVKFNLPRYRRETIEKALQLVDFISSEFEEGFRLAQRSSGQQAFEKKIDSVRGSFFATIDTLNGMLDEERPQGLEEGSPGIGRRAKVVRIENDRRVAIVIGTDRKERKVELELQDAGFLLELKERVNVMQNLPENSQAGFEAIIRLFEATSPDIGVFEETVEDLFAFAKPNDNIIAFHRYLADNPPAVVHEIMEYLVKMGELKIRYTGRLAELTNRVGLCGFLNEVLGWTGLFEGEAQLLTAEGAVLCSVKLRKDALSIAHKDTSDPHYMIRAFLRAVLGDADRDLTEKIKSYYRANMENILDEYPQTNFEGYKLLGVDTQRGLADEMRQLTGVGFLACAEGVYSPLQDNRLGLHFARAVAVKVKDVALGLKEDARDDIRILVVGSGTGIDAMAASHHARKIGFGKVHVDAIDINSRGIDNLRKNLHLAGEEYQSTIFPRLVKQGSEFENLQDSYDLILFNAPDAVSFEDASEEVIQRTDHAIKMDEGVFRSIMRKIGTRLSAQGAALVSNHSTVYEKQDIFPDNLSVVAETFGGGAILGGEYFGRVLFHMTPVNKPVPEVFLRGLIGARFERRLTQLNGGVMPRILSVRADSEHIASALLHERLRYADSKDYVVLQLKVSYPDRDVYRIIVDKPSFLLNDIDFIVRRDVVMLNRFDLVFDFAVYPDLDTVFVHNISSGSTVGGESFSRLRGKGVMSELFTNFANEIKDKYPGWHVSSYLLDKSGALQHLFGKHFRMIEADHEREGFIGLIKQFSVIAGVEDAEKIFVGEAVDAYREFDQEQETVKPGEDKGKADDPERRQRLLEAKMNKSSRISLRLLRIVKECLAGADQLSRLTEVDIVVDLALIPEEDLQESAETWSYLIRSCDQMRGVNFIFEKKLRTTREELPLDLAGQMEQAAEAEDFIDRLEQYLGKGLMARVNRPRRESAIEIPILSKRMLEWERDCDIDLRHNQYPVALIGPGITESGETALHNFGAALAIGLCKVGLVVAKMSDEAKGPEEEKDYPRVRKKMLDELKKLYSLFRKDIILTEKTVNNMVHPVSAVRMNLAITLALPPITRMILTELKLQHDKLQLFLIAA; this comes from the coding sequence ATGAATTCCTTTAAAGTGAAACATAGATCATGGTTCAAAAGCATCGCTGTGGCAGTGGTTTGTCTACTCACTGTACATGGCCTGACGTGGGCGCATCCGGGCTTTGTCCGGGATCATCAAGGAACTCCTGCTTTGCAGGTCCAGTCTATTTTCAAGCCTATACTGGATGTGACCGGTCATCAGTATGACACACAGATAAGGGTAGAGCTTGCTTGTATACTCACTATGGCCCTGAAAAATGAAGTTCCTGCTTTTCAGGACATCAATTCAGAACTAGACAAATGGCTTAGCGATGTTGCTGGGGTAAACAAAAAGAGGCTGCTCGATGTCGTTTCCAATCCGATAAAGAAGCAAGGGAAAACGATCATAGAAGTAAGGTTGTTCGATGAACTTCATATGCAGAGAAAGTTCCGGATCGTTTCAAGCTGTAAGTCCATAACAGATATTCAACATGATGAGAGCAAGATCGATATTGAGATCATCACTCAAGACCAGCGGGGTTACGAGAGAGAAGGGTCTTTTGGGTATCGCGAGGGAGGCAGAGAAGGTCTTGAGAACGAAGAGAAAGCCCGGGAAGAAGCAGCTGTGTCAGGAGAAAGCCAGCTACGATCCAGGGACGATCAAATGTATCCATCTGTTGTCGCACACCTCAAGGAACTTTTCGGTGGTAATCTTAATGGTAAAAAAGTCTTGGAGCTTGGGGCAGGGTCAAGCCCCGGGAACATACTTGCGCTTAAGAGTGAAGGCGCGCAGGTGGACGCGGTCGACATAGATGAAACGTCCCTTAAAAGACTGAGAACGTTACTACTTAAGGCGGGTGCCGATGATGTGAAACTTATTGAGATGGATTTTAACGGAATCTTTCAGCTAGAGAGTGAACAATATGATGCGATAATCTTCAGGAACATTCTTGACTTCGTTCCCGATGGGATCGACCATCTCGGTCATGCAGAACAGGATATACGCGTCAGGGCGCACGCTCATTTTAAGGCACGTAAATTCTTCTTTTCAGAATGCGCGAGAGTGCTCAAGGATGGAGGGGTCGTGGTCGCCGAAGATGTTGCTGAGCCTGCGTATGATTATGAAAGCACCGTCCTGAGTGATATGCTCAGGACATTCCATGATATTGCGGATATAGGAAAAGCGGCGCAGGAAGCGGGATTCCGGATCGTTGTCAGGAACAGGTCGTTCGATGACACGCTGCTCATCCTCTTGCATGAGAGACCTTCGATAAAAAAAGGCGCGGTAAGCGTGACATCTTCACAGATCGAAGGATACAGTGGCACTGAATATCCTTATAACGAAACCTATCCCAGGCAGCTTATCAAGATCATGAGCTCTCGGGAAAACACAGACGGTATGGTCGTTGCCGAGCTGGGGTGCGGTCAGGGGCAACTCGCCAGATGGGTCAGTGGTAAGGGGTTTCCGGTGATCGGACTGGATATAAACCCCGCGAACATAAAAGTCGCGGAACAGAACACTATAGATGAGGGTATGCAGCTTGTTCGGGGGCGCTCCGCATGGGAAAAAGTGAAAAAACTTTCATCCGCCGACCATCCCGCGAATGCTTTCCAGCAGTGTGACCTGGCTCACGGCATTCCACTTCCTGACGGGTCCGTTGACGCTATTATTCTGCACAGGACCCTCAGCCAGATCATAAAGAATCAGGACCGCGAGTATCTGCTAGAAGAGATAGAAAGGGTGCTTAAACCCGGTGGATATGTCTCTTATCTGGATTTCAGCGATCTTTACCCACAGGGGCTTGATGGACGTTACGATTTTCAAAAAGAGGTTATAAGACGCCTTCTCAGAGACGGTCTTTTGCCTTCGGTCCTTCGGGGTTTTATGGGCGATGCGCAGATAACACCTGTTCTGGTTTATCAGCATTTGCAGGGGCCCACGAAGAACGAATCCGAGTATGCCGATCCGCAAGAGCTATACACGGATATAAAGAGCGGACGCGTAAAGGTGGTCTTCATCGGCATCCATGAGCGGGACAGATCCGTCAAAGCTCGCTTCACCAGGCTGGGGTTCAGCGGTTTTACCGCACAGGAGGTCTTTATCAAGCGTAAGGAGAACCGGTATGCGCGATTAGGCGGATTCGTCGCCCAAAAGCCTCCAGGTATTTCCGCGGTCCCTGAAATAGGCAAAAAGGCTCGAGTAGAGATGGTTTCTCCAGATAAGACGATGGCAAGGGTCATAGATTCTCATGGAGACCGGCATAAGGTGGAACTCAGCGGTGGAGGCCAACTGGACCTGAGGGTTTTGAGCGAGTCGCTCAAGGGGCTAGCCGAGATAGCCGGCAAACCGGAGAATTACAGCGACATTGTCGGACCGATGCTTTCGGCTGTAACAGCTTCGGATGTTACCGTGCATATTTTCCGGTCGCTTGTCGAGGACCTGTTCGCGTTCTGTTCACCCGAAAATAAGATGATGGCGTTCTATAAGGATATCCCGGGCGATCCCGTGGCCCAGTTCCACGAGATAGGTGAATATCTCATAAGTACGGGTATGATGCAGCTAAATATGGTCGATGGATGCCTGGAAATAGTGCTGCCAGGAAGAGATCCGGCTACCCTTGTCCCTTCCATTGATACCATGGAATTCATTACAGGTGAGGCATGGGGTGAATCCTGGCAGGAAGAACCACATTATCTTTTGCGTGTTCTTCAAAAGGAGCTGTTTGGTACGTTCGACACGAAGTTCAGTGAGTACATACAAACTCACCAGCAGCAGATGCAGTTGTCGCAGACGGCAGAGGAGACGTCTGAGAGACCGGCTTCATCCAAGGAGGATACGACCGTTGTTATCGGTAGCAGGAAGATGCCTTTTAAAGGGCCAGAATCAGAGACCCGCAAGCGGTCCACGAGAAGGGAAAGCTCACGCTATGTTGCTTTTGATCAGGACGAAGCAAAGGGGGCGAAGAGGGGTCCGATGGACACTAACACGCTTGAAAGTCTTTTCAGGCGTGGTCTTATGATGTACGGCGATAAAATGTATTTCAATGCGAACCCCGGATTAAAGTTCGACGATAAAGGCAACATACGGATGAACGTTGAGGCCAGGGTGATAAAAGGGGATCTTATTGAGGTTTCCCGGGATCTAAGCGACGGGAATGTTGAAACGATACAGCAGATCTTCTATCAGATAGCTGAGATTAAGCTCAGGGCTAGGAAAGCCGTTGAAAAAGGGCAGGACGCGTACAAGGAAGTTCTCATGGAACAGGCCGAGGATCTGCGGCTAGAAGTGAACAAGGTACTGAAAGACCATAATATAGACTATCAAATGGAAAAATATAAACCCGGGGACACTGGGATAATGCTTTCAGAGGATATCCAGCAGCTTCTTGAGGAACGTACCGAGAAACTCATAGTTGCCTCCAACATCACCAGACTTGAAGAGAGGGTAGCCATGCTCAAGAGGGAGCAGCGCACCGTTATTTTCAAAGACGGTGTCCCGGTCGAACCCGGCGTGCCTTTCCGTGTGACGGTAAGTTCCGGCGGTTCGATCGAATACAGAAAGGACAAGCCCGGTGACCCGGTAGAGCTGATCCTTGATCCTGAAAGCGACACTCTTGAGGTAGCAGGTGACGACGCCCACAAATATGTCATGAATGCTGTGCTTGAATATAACTCCCGTCACGGAAAGGGTCGCAGCAAAGGTTCGCGCATCGTGCATACCGAAGGAATGAGCATCAGCCGCAAGAGCGACTATTACAGTCCTATCTCGTTGATTGACGATGTCCCGGTGAATATAAGTGACCCTGGACAGTCCGAGGAACTCGCAAAGGGTATGGCCCTTCTTGGCAGAATGGAAGAGAATGGCGTAACAGTAGGCGGCAGGAAAATTCAGCTGATGATAGATCGAAGAACCGGTCTTTCCGGGGTCGTAGTGCAGATAGTCTTGGAGAAAGTCCTGGAAGATTGCGGGGGGCGGATAGACATGATGCCTGAGAGGATGACCATTGCCATGTTAGACCGGTCGCCTTACCTGTTCGAAGACGGCTTGTCCAATGGTTTTATCGGCATCAATAGGTTCGTGCTGGCGCTAAAGGATGAGAACATCAGGACGAGACTTCTGTTAACTGGATTATATCATGAGCTCTCGCATGAGATGACCGGACGCAATGACGGTGACTTCGAGAAGGAACAGCTGAGCAGGGATGTTGAATATTGCACAGGGATCATGGGGGCGGACAAGCAGCAGCTCATCAGGCTGCATGACAGTCTGACAATTGTTCTTGACCAGGACAGCGGTTTTCTGGAGGAGTTAGGCCGGGCTGCTGATCCTCATGCCATACAGGTATTCCAGTCGGAGCTGGATCGTGCTTTTATCGATCTGTGGATATCGCTTCACGAGGTCGAGCGCGTCATACCCGAGGCGCTGAGCGGCATAACGAATGAACTTATTATGAATCTGAGAGAGGCTAAAAAACTCGTTAAATTCAACCTTCCGCGTTACCGCAGGGAAACTATCGAAAAGGCCTTACAGCTTGTGGATTTCATCAGCAGCGAGTTCGAGGAGGGGTTCAGGTTGGCTCAGAGAAGCTCGGGCCAGCAGGCCTTCGAGAAGAAGATCGATTCAGTGCGCGGTTCATTCTTTGCAACGATCGATACCTTGAACGGTATGTTGGATGAAGAGAGGCCTCAGGGATTAGAGGAAGGATCTCCCGGGATAGGCAGACGGGCTAAAGTAGTCCGCATAGAAAACGATCGACGCGTCGCTATTGTCATCGGAACCGACCGGAAAGAGCGTAAGGTGGAACTTGAGCTTCAGGACGCGGGTTTTCTGCTTGAGTTGAAAGAGCGCGTGAATGTCATGCAGAACTTACCAGAAAACAGCCAGGCCGGGTTTGAAGCGATCATCCGCCTGTTCGAAGCCACTTCACCGGATATCGGCGTATTCGAGGAGACAGTGGAAGACCTTTTCGCTTTCGCAAAACCCAATGATAATATTATCGCTTTTCACCGATATCTGGCAGACAATCCGCCGGCAGTGGTACATGAAATAATGGAATATCTGGTAAAAATGGGCGAGTTGAAAATACGGTATACAGGGCGCCTGGCAGAGCTAACCAACCGCGTGGGGCTTTGCGGATTCCTCAACGAGGTTTTAGGGTGGACAGGGCTTTTCGAAGGAGAGGCTCAGCTTTTAACAGCAGAAGGCGCTGTTCTGTGCTCGGTAAAACTGAGAAAAGATGCTCTTTCAATCGCGCATAAAGACACCAGCGATCCACATTACATGATACGTGCTTTTCTGAGAGCCGTATTAGGGGATGCGGACAGGGACCTGACCGAAAAGATAAAGTCGTATTACCGGGCTAACATGGAGAATATCCTGGATGAGTACCCGCAAACAAATTTCGAGGGTTACAAGTTGTTGGGAGTGGATACGCAAAGAGGGCTTGCCGATGAAATGCGGCAGTTAACCGGGGTGGGCTTTCTTGCTTGTGCGGAAGGGGTATATTCGCCTTTACAGGATAACAGGCTCGGTCTGCATTTTGCCAGAGCCGTTGCGGTAAAGGTCAAGGATGTCGCTCTCGGATTGAAGGAAGATGCGAGGGATGATATTCGCATACTGGTTGTCGGATCCGGTACGGGTATAGATGCTATGGCGGCCTCCCACCATGCGAGAAAAATCGGGTTCGGAAAAGTGCATGTCGATGCCATTGACATTAATTCTCGGGGGATCGATAATCTCCGGAAAAATCTTCATCTCGCCGGAGAAGAATACCAGTCAACCATCTTCCCAAGGCTCGTTAAGCAGGGGAGCGAATTCGAGAACCTTCAGGATTCATATGATCTTATCCTGTTCAACGCGCCCGATGCGGTGAGCTTTGAAGACGCCTCCGAAGAAGTAATCCAGAGAACTGACCACGCGATAAAGATGGACGAGGGGGTTTTTAGAAGTATCATGCGGAAGATCGGAACTCGTCTTTCCGCCCAAGGGGCGGCTCTGGTATCGAATCATTCCACTGTGTACGAAAAACAAGATATCTTCCCGGATAACCTGTCAGTTGTCGCCGAGACGTTCGGGGGAGGGGCGATATTGGGAGGGGAGTATTTTGGCCGGGTTTTATTCCACATGACACCGGTAAACAAACCTGTTCCTGAGGTATTTCTCAGGGGGCTGATCGGAGCTCGGTTCGAAAGGCGCCTGACCCAGCTCAATGGCGGTGTGATGCCCAGAATATTATCCGTCAGGGCCGATTCGGAGCATATCGCAAGCGCACTTCTTCACGAGCGCCTGAGGTACGCTGACAGTAAGGATTATGTGGTCCTGCAGCTAAAAGTGAGCTATCCGGACAGGGACGTGTACAGGATAATAGTGGATAAGCCTTCATTTTTACTCAACGATATCGATTTCATCGTGAGACGGGATGTTGTTATGCTAAACCGGTTCGATTTGGTGTTCGACTTTGCCGTGTACCCTGATCTTGATACGGTCTTCGTGCATAATATTTCTTCAGGCAGCACGGTCGGTGGTGAAAGTTTTTCGAGACTGAGAGGCAAGGGCGTGATGTCCGAACTGTTCACGAATTTCGCAAACGAGATAAAGGACAAATATCCTGGGTGGCATGTCTCCTCCTATTTATTGGATAAATCCGGCGCATTGCAGCATTTGTTTGGGAAACACTTCCGAATGATTGAAGCTGATCACGAGAGGGAGGGATTTATCGGGCTCATAAAGCAGTTTTCCGTGATAGCCGGAGTTGAGGATGCGGAAAAGATATTCGTAGGCGAAGCGGTCGATGCGTACCGGGAATTCGATCAAGAGCAGGAGACAGTCAAACCTGGCGAGGACAAAGGAAAAGCTGATGATCCGGAAAGACGGCAAAGGCTCTTGGAGGCTAAAATGAACAAGTCCAGCCGAATAAGCCTAAGACTTCTGCGGATCGTCAAAGAATGTTTAGCAGGTGCCGATCAGCTATCACGCCTGACTGAGGTAGATATTGTTGTAGACCTTGCGCTGATCCCTGAGGAAGATCTCCAGGAGAGCGCGGAGACATGGTCTTATCTTATACGTTCATGCGACCAGATGAGGGGCGTCAATTTTATCTTCGAGAAGAAGTTAAGAACGACCAGGGAAGAGCTTCCTCTGGATCTGGCGGGCCAGATGGAACAAGCTGCGGAAGCGGAAGATTTCATCGACCGTCTTGAACAGTATTTGGGTAAAGGCCTGATGGCGAGAGTAAATCGACCGAGGAGAGAGAGCGCGATCGAGATACCGATCCTTTCAAAAAGAATGCTCGAATGGGAGAGGGATTGTGATATTGATCTCCGGCATAATCAGTATCCTGTAGCGCTTATCGGTCCGGGTATTACAGAAAGCGGAGAAACGGCACTTCATAATTTCGGCGCGGCTCTTGCGATAGGGCTTTGCAAGGTCGGACTTGTTGTCGCTAAAATGAGCGATGAAGCTAAAGGCCCGGAAGAGGAAAAGGATTATCCGCGCGTAAGAAAAAAGATGCTTGATGAACTCAAGAAGTTGTATTCGCTTTTTAGAAAGGATATTATTCTTACTGAGAAGACGGTCAATAATATGGTCCATCCGGTTTCGGCAGTCAGGATGAACCTGGCCATAACACTGGCGCTTCCGCCGATTACGAGGATGATACTTACAGAGCTCAAGCTGCAGCACGACAAACTTCAGTTATTTCTCATTGCTGCCTAA
- a CDS encoding DUF45 domain-containing protein: MARALTIDIEGIGRVLLEKSKRSKYLNIFVMPFKGVRVAIPYGISFDEAEGYVRSKVDWIKKHIARIKKVEAEYFSVAKEVSVIDEREARIGLAQRVKELASRHGFSYGKLYIRCQRTRWGSCSHNNNLSLNIKLMSIPRELCEYVILHELMHTRIKNHGKRFWAQLDRIVDGAKSLDKQLRRYNLELL; encoded by the coding sequence ATGGCAAGAGCGCTGACGATAGATATTGAGGGGATTGGAAGGGTTTTATTGGAGAAAAGCAAGAGGTCCAAATACCTGAATATTTTCGTTATGCCCTTCAAGGGAGTGCGAGTAGCGATACCATACGGTATCTCTTTTGACGAGGCCGAAGGATATGTGCGGTCCAAAGTCGATTGGATAAAAAAACATATCGCCAGGATCAAGAAGGTGGAGGCCGAATATTTCTCAGTTGCGAAGGAAGTCTCGGTAATTGATGAGAGGGAGGCCAGGATAGGATTAGCGCAAAGAGTTAAGGAGCTTGCATCCAGACATGGATTCTCGTACGGTAAATTGTATATAAGGTGTCAGAGGACAAGGTGGGGAAGCTGTTCTCACAACAATAATTTGTCACTTAATATTAAACTGATGTCAATTCCCCGGGAGCTTTGCGAGTACGTGATCCTGCATGAGCTTATGCACACGCGCATAAAGAATCACGGTAAAAGGTTCTGGGCGCAGCTTGACAGGATCGTGGACGGGGCGAAGTCTCTGGATAAACAGCTTAGAAGATATAACCTTGAACTTTTGTGA
- the tuf gene encoding elongation factor Tu (EF-Tu; promotes GTP-dependent binding of aminoacyl-tRNA to the A-site of ribosomes during protein biosynthesis; when the tRNA anticodon matches the mRNA codon, GTP hydrolysis results; the inactive EF-Tu-GDP leaves the ribosome and release of GDP is promoted by elongation factor Ts; many prokaryotes have two copies of the gene encoding EF-Tu) encodes MAKEKFERTKPHLNIGTIGHVDHGKTTLTAAITMYLANKGQ; translated from the coding sequence ATGGCCAAGGAAAAATTTGAACGAACAAAACCGCATTTGAACATCGGCACGATAGGTCACGTTGATCACGGGAAGACTACCCTTACGGCGGCGATAACGATGTATCTGGCGAACAAGGGGCAG